A stretch of Halichondria panicea chromosome 1, odHalPani1.1, whole genome shotgun sequence DNA encodes these proteins:
- the LOC135347053 gene encoding L-dopachrome tautomerase-like yields the protein MASLSPLQVLWALIILLCLLRCTFAQFPAVCNTPENLQSKVCCPNNCNGRGDCVNVKSNAERQSVDADPEIVAVLKNTSNVSEKGNRIDSRYLWPTMVFENVCICSGKFYGVDCNECAFGWSGENCGTKKQVVQRRSFGSLSDSEKQNVKNGMLMLKSEMGYWSVVIEEPLTVSGTVTLQDVSTYDFLVYIHNYVSRDASKSCQTLNGGINVDFAHSGPNFLVWHRTYLLILERALQRVLDNTSFGLPYWKWEDNDLSVFDKRYFGKLSSTHGIIQDIEGGLNWNTVCDITYRQKTVDNTIAYWEDDNSSYCMAFWVPCNPNADLRYGNRLQRGNAETYLPNVREIEIAIAAPEYDKSNAEGKYRQDSPRDSFRSRLEGWSLICSTSNSDLCVGPQVLSGSQRLHNNVHDWINGHMSVPPSAVNDPVFSLHHSNIDRILESWMQRGFPSGEIPPYVPDSGGHIGHNLNDYMVPFFPLITPNQQYSTSENWGYMYDTLIVATLNDKPDIPDCTYTKENIRECRICTAHSSDSPTQCNRFEFDLTTNTGMYRQNCLLSSEDMRVCSAIEPTVRPTLRPPSGSSSKRINASLLLFLLIAFLTLVLED from the coding sequence ATGGCATCTCTAAGCCCCCTTCAAGTGCTTTGGGCactaattattttgttgtgcCTTCTAAGGTGCACTTTTGCACAGTTTCCGGCAGTTTGCAACACTCCAGAAAACCTCCAGAGTAAAGTATGTTGTCCGAACAACTGTAATGGTAGAGGAGATTGTGTGAACGTTAAATCAAACGCAGAGCGTCAATCTGTTGATGCTGATCCAGAAATTGTCGCAGTTCTAAAAAATACATCCAATGTTTCGGAAAAAGGAAATAGGATTGATAGCAGATATCTTTGGCCGACGATGGTGTTTGAAAATGTTTGTATTTGCTCGGGGAAATTCTATGGAGTCGATTGCAATGAATGTGCGTTTGGCTGGTCAGGAGAAAATTGTGGAACGAAAAAACAAGTCGTTCAAAGAAGAAGTTTTGGCAGTCTATCGGATTCTGAAAAGCAAAACGTTAAGAATGGTATGCTCATGCTAAAGAGTGAAATGGGTTATTGGAGTGTTGTTATTGAAGAGCCACTAACTGTATCTGGCACAGTTACACTGCAAGATGTTTCTACGTATGATTTCCTTGTCTACATACACAACTACGTGTCCCGAGATGCCTCGAAGTCATGTCAAACACTTAATGGCGGTATAAATGTTGACTTTGCACATTCTGGGCCAAATTTTCTAGTCTGGCACAGAACATATCTGCTGATTTTGGAAAGAGCACTTCAAAGAGTGCTAGACAATACTAGTTTTGGCTTACCGTACTGGAAGTGGGAGGACAATGACCTTTCGGTATTTGATAAGCGATATTTTGGAAAATTGTCATCAACACATGGAATAATACAAGATATTGAAGGTGGATTAAATTGGAACACGGTTTGCGATATCACATATAGACAGAAGACTGTTGATAACACAATTGCTTATTGGGAGGATGACAATTCGAGTTATTGTATGGCATTTTGGGTTCCTTGTAACCCGAACGCTGATTTAAGGTATGGTAATCGGCTTCAGAGAGGAAATGCTGAAACATATCTACCGAATGTACGTGAGATTGAAATAGCGATAGCTGCCCCAGAATATGATAAATCAAATGCTGAAGGCAAGTATCGTCAGGACAGTCCACGAGATAGTTTTAGAAGTAGACTGGAAGGTTGGAGTTTGATATGCTCAACTTCGAATTCTGACTTGTGTGTTGGACCTCAGGTATTGTCAGGTTCTCAACGATTACATAATAATGTTCATGATTGGATAAATGGGCACATGAGCGTTCCACCATCTGCTGTAAATGATCCTGTATTTAGCTTGCATCATAGCAACATTGATCGAATCCTTGAAAGTTGGATGCAACGCGGCTTTCCATCTGGTGAAATACCTCCATACGTACCTGACAGTGGGGGTCATATTGGACATAATTTGAATGACTACATGGTACCATTTTTTCCTCTTATAACACCGAATCAGCAATATAGTACAAGTGAGAACTGGGGGTATATGTACGATACTCTTATTGTAGCCACTCTGAATGACAAACCAGATATACCAGACTGTACCTATACTAAAGAAAATATCCGAGAATGCCGTATATGTACTGCTCATAGCAGTGATAGCCCTACTCAATGCAATCGATTTGAATTTGATTTGACGACCAATACTGGAATGTATCGGCAAAATTGCTTGCTTTCGAGCGAAGATATGAGGGTATGCTCGGCAATTGAGCCAACAGTGAGGCCTACTCTGAGGCCTCCTTCGGGCTCAAGTTCCAAGAGAATTAATGCCAGCTTGCTACTGTTCCTGCTCATTGCCTTCCTCACGTTGGTACTCGAAGATTAG